A window of the Ostrea edulis chromosome 1, xbOstEdul1.1, whole genome shotgun sequence genome harbors these coding sequences:
- the LOC125655106 gene encoding uncharacterized protein LOC125655106, with protein sequence MHPDPVSAVSYDALTPARKPPTKRGSSSETRTTSKQQILMDTSTDINQHNEAGSDVLKASSEIQHVSTTATTSSQASATENVNPIIPGCNPLEILAIIADNTALTEEKEKLLRIYFELQQQNSGRFGYKKLKDTDYQYYTGFSKDRFNVLYSFLVPTEEYPIIWSKTLRGAKSLSTKDQLLLVLIKLRQNFDFRHISYLFDIPVQDYSAIFTH encoded by the exons ATGCATCCTGATCCAGTGTCTGCAGTCAGTTATGATGCATTGACACCAGCTCGAAAACCACCCACCAAAAGAGGGTCAAGTTCAGAAACGAGAACTACATCTAAGCAACAGATTTTGATGGACACTAGTACTGATAT AAATCAGCACAATGAAGCTGGCAGTGATGTGTTAAAGGCATCATCTGAAATTCAACATGTTTCAACGACTGCAACTACAAGTTCTCAAGCATCAGCAACAGAAAATGTTAACCCAATTATTCCTG GTTGTAATCCACTTGAAATACTGGCCATTATTGCTGACAATACTGCATTAACTGAAGAGAAGGAAAAACTGCTCCGAATTTATTTTGAGCTGCAACAACAAAATTCAGGACGATTTGGATATAAAAAACTGAAGGACACTgattatcagtattataccgGGTTTTCTAAAGACCGGTTCAATGTTTTATACTCATTTTTAGTACCAACAGAAGAATATCCTATTATATGGAGTAAAACTCTTAGAGGTGCAAAATCGTTGTCAACAAAGGATCAGCTCTTGCTTGTTTTGATAAAACTGAGACAAAACTTTGACTTTagacatatttcatatttgtttgaTATACCTGTGCAAGACTACAGTGCAATATTCACCCACTAG
- the LOC125664317 gene encoding uncharacterized protein LOC125664317 isoform X2 produces the protein MKLIIFALIFCFLPHSFCINQFYPHGHSNGDTTVDKNDDGSSTEIPISTLFPFFDHQHDHLIVNTNGVISFLGTLSTYTPNSFPLAHDRRLVAIFWADVDTRKGGTVWYRESTNQTILHRATEEVRTYFPQFNRFQATWVFIATWDNVAFFGCSSCTKRNTFQEILITNGQHSFTVFNYGQIKWTTGTASGGNAETGLGGTPAQVGFNAGDGRVFYVVNASRTHDIIGVNHMSNIGIPGKFAFRIDAAEIDNGGCNTWVNPAITNNPVRRHEPEKWINGQQYGISWDPQAFELRGSERIHIHLYTLKEHTNKQLIWEKSVLHDNIEKSLRTFTITLHSDGYMAVLRVTSALQTDLDMPTRGIWSDIFAIVPSQEQSKQFCSSWLRNEARLPRLSSGDISPCPCTLQQALVDTARYQPDPDCNRITNTRIQDLNCLYRADAQHCVRLSAPGRLGIDNVCCYDKDGNLIDSRVKKGGTLQRYHYLGGVGNVPYVTNFYYDVLPSLHCCRYFDTRLNGFSGMSVFSECQDYLEFRDVSSCVNYIPPQPAGAHGDPHIKTLDGKSYDFNGLGEFQFMISKTASFESQIRFEQVTDSTGNNVYASVCTSFVSQVTHSTDKVEVRLNSIRMADVLVNGIIQDFSDVSWLRYRGVSVLSLPNLSGTSTGRDIIVMFDTLGVSFRILASQKMLNVITVIGNNILKGTLSGLVGNFDGDPANDLRLPSDATEEAIFHVINESWRITNRNSLFTYPNGKTYSDYNSERQVDFRPVFSSSVTSPVTTEARELCGSNTDCLFDLHVTGSRDIAQSTRQFTYQLQQAADAARPVQSCPVLPSKDGGVWYTNNTLENATANFLCGMGYRISGSCPPTTCKNGTWSNFRHCSCIKILTSPPTSTRRTTFTSIPQSRTPPSLTPAPTSQSTRFPMSIGHQMTSIATRISTLEPSSAGQTAVSSTPQSQEHQPRTPPPTSQSTRTVAYVAHQTTPVPTKDNYNFLKFISNKAHVWFINGVGVVFIIFIILIGSFVTCKIRSREKYVGNDSENPHSSGRSSRYQKYNRGSQMNSGRTHTDASAELSEVSEGSKQSLPGCDNYGYSESGP, from the exons ATGAAGTTGATCATCTTTGCTTTAATTTTCTGTTTTCTGCCTCACAGTTTTTGTATTAATCAATTTTATCCCCATGGACACTCTAATGGAGATACGACTGTTGACAAAAATGATGACGGTAGCTCTACAGAAATTCCTATTTCAACGTTGTTTCCATTCTTTGACCATCAACATGACCACTTGATT GTTAACACAAATGGCGTCATTTCCTTCCTGGGGACACTTTCAACTTACACACCGAATTCTTTTCCGCTAGCACACGACAGACGTCTGGTTGCCATTTTCTGGGCAGATGTCGATACAAGAAAGGGGGGAACTGTGTGGTATCGCgaatcaaccaatcaaacaATACTACACAGAGCGACAGAGGAAGTTCGGACATATTTTCCACAGTTTAATCGTTTTCAAGCTACCTGGGTCTTTATAGCAACCTGGGATAATGTCGCATTCTTTGGATGTTCAAGCTGTACCAAA agaaatacatttcAAGAGATCCTTATTACTAATGGTCAACATTCATTTACCGTTTTCAATTATGGACAAATTAAATGGACGACTGGAACTGCAAGTGGAGGAAACGCAGAAACTGGTCTTGGAGGAACACCTGCTCAG GTTGGATTTAATGCAGGAGATGGCAGGGTATTTTATGTTGTTAATGCGTCGAGAACACATGACATCATCGGTGTAAATCACATGTCTAACATAGGAATCCCAGGGAAATTCGCATTCCGTATTGATGCTGCAGAAATCGACAATGGTGGATGTAATACCTGGG TGAATCCTGCTATAACCAATAACCCAGTAAGGCGACACGAACCCGAGAAATGGATTAATGGACAGCAATATGGCATCTCATGGGACCCACAGGCGTTCGAACTAAGAGGCTCTGAACGAATtcacatacatttatatacattgaAG gaacatacaaataaacaactAATATGGGAAAAATCTGTGCTGCATGACAACATCGAAAAAAGCCTTCGGACATTTACCATCACTCTTCATTCAGATGGATATATGGCAGTCCTCCGCGTCACTTCCGCTCTACAGACAGATCTTGATAT gcCAACCAGAGGTATTTGGTCAGACATCTTTGCAATAGTGCCTTCGCAAGAACAATCAAAGCAGTTTTGTTCTTCTTGGTTAAGAAATGAAGCTCGTTTGCCACGACTGTCTTCTGGCGACATATCCCCATGTCCCTGTACACTGCAGCAGGCTTTGGTGGACACAGCACGATACCAGCCCGATCCCGACTGTAATAGGATAACAAATACTAGAATACAAGACTTGAATTGTTTGTACAGAGCTGATGCCCAACATTGCGTTCGACTTAGTGCACCAGG aCGACTTGGCATTGACAATGTGTGTTGCTATGATAAAGACGGCAATTTAATTGACTCCCGGGTGAAGAAAGGCGGAACTCTCCAGCGCTACCACTATTTGGGAGGGGTGGGTAATGTACCGTACGTGACCAATTTCTACTACGATGTGCTTCCGTCCTTACACTGCTGTAGGTACTTCGACACCAGATTAAACGGATTTAGCGGGATGTCCGTCTTCTCCGAATGTCAAGATTATCTAGAGTTCAGAGACGTCAGTTCTTGTGTCAACTACATTCCCCCTCAACCAg CTGGTGCACATGGGGACCCGCATATTAAAACCTTGGATGGAAAAAGCTACGACTTCAATGGTCTTGGGGAATTTCAGTTCATGATATCTAAGACTGCATCATTTGAGAGCCAGATTCGATTTGAACAAGTCACGGACAGCACAG GTAACAATGTCTATGCCAGCGTCTGCACTTCATTCGTCTCCCAGGTGACGCATTCAACGGACAAAGTAGAGGTTCGTCTGAATTCCATTCGAATGGCAGACGTACTTGTCAACGGAATAATTCAGGACTTTAGTGACGTCTCCTGGCTTCGATACAGAG GTGTATCGGTGCTCAGTTTGCCCAACCTCTCTGGAACCTCCACGGGTAGAGACATCATCGTAATGTTTGATACTTTGGGCGTCTCATTTAGGATTCTGGCCAGTCAGAAAATGCTTAACGTTATCACAGTCATTGGGAACAACATTTTGAAAG GTACCCTCAGCGGTCTTGTCGGAAACTTTGATGGAGATCCAGCTAACGACTTGCGTTTGCCATCTGATGCAACAGAAGAAGCAATTTTCCACGTCATTAATGAATCAT GGAGGATCACAAACAGGAACTCATTGTTCACCTACCCTAACGGGAAAACGTACTCAGATTATAACAGTGAACGGCAAGTGGACTTCCGCCCGGTGTTTTCGTCATCCGTCACTAGTCCAGTTACAACAGAAGCTAGAGAACTATGTGGTAGCAACACAGATTGTTTGTTTGACTTGCACGTGACTGGGTCCCGGGACATCGCTCAGAGCACTCGTCAATTCACTTATCAACTACAGCAAGCAGCGGACGCTGCGAGACCAG TCCAATCCTGTCCTGTGCTTCCGTCGAAAGACGGAGGTGTGTGGTATACCAATAACACTCTAGAGAATGCAACAGCTAACTTTCTGTGCGGCATGGGCTATCGAATCAGTGGTTCATGTCCACCGACGACTTGTAAGAATGGAACATGGAGCAATTTTAGACATTGTTCTTGTATAAAGATTCTTACGTCGCCGCCAACTTCAACACGTCGAACGACTTTCACCTCTATACCACAATCGCGCACTCCTCCAAGTCTCACACCAGCGCCAACATCACAGTCAACACGTTTTCCTATGTCTATTGGTCATCAAATGACATCAATCGCAACACGGATCTCCACGTTGGAGCCATCGTCAGCAGGTCAAACGGCTGTTTCCTCTACACCACAATCGCAAGAACATCAACCACGAACGCCCCCGCCAACTTCGCAATCAACACGCACAGTAGCATATGTCGCTCATCAAACAACACCAGTTCCAACGAAGGACAACTATAATTTTCTCAAGTTTATATCTAACAAGGCTCACGTGTGGTTCATCAATGGGGTAGGAGTAGTTTTCATCATCTTCATCATACTCATTGGGTCTTTTGTGACATGTAAAATCAG ATCACGTGAGAAGTATGTAGGAAACGACAGTGAAAATCCACACTCCTCTGGACGCTCTTCTCGTTATCAGAAATACAATAGGGGATCCCAAATGAATTCCGGGAGGACACATACAGATGCAAGTGCTGAACTATCAGAAGTTTCTGAAGGCAGTAAACAAAGTCTGCCTGGTTGTGACAACTATGGATACTCGGAATCCGGTCCTTGA
- the LOC125664317 gene encoding sushi domain-containing protein 2-like isoform X1: MKLIIFALIFCFLPHSFCINQFYPHGHSNGDTTVDKNDDGSSTEIPISTLFPFFDHQHDHLIVNTNGVISFLGTLSTYTPNSFPLAHDRRLVAIFWADVDTRKGGTVWYRESTNQTILHRATEEVRTYFPQFNRFQATWVFIATWDNVAFFGCSSCTKRNTFQEILITNGQHSFTVFNYGQIKWTTGTASGGNAETGLGGTPAQVGFNAGDGRVFYVVNASRTHDIIGVNHMSNIGIPGKFAFRIDAAEIDNGGCNTWGTLTISPRYGPMLGGQYLVIGGPCMNPDVIIQIQYSSIVTSFPCRRDSDFSAVCITPMFNLTGDITITLTIKEVNGNTRDHTGHYTIVNPAITNNPVRRHEPEKWINGQQYGISWDPQAFELRGSERIHIHLYTLKEHTNKQLIWEKSVLHDNIEKSLRTFTITLHSDGYMAVLRVTSALQTDLDMPTRGIWSDIFAIVPSQEQSKQFCSSWLRNEARLPRLSSGDISPCPCTLQQALVDTARYQPDPDCNRITNTRIQDLNCLYRADAQHCVRLSAPGRLGIDNVCCYDKDGNLIDSRVKKGGTLQRYHYLGGVGNVPYVTNFYYDVLPSLHCCRYFDTRLNGFSGMSVFSECQDYLEFRDVSSCVNYIPPQPAGAHGDPHIKTLDGKSYDFNGLGEFQFMISKTASFESQIRFEQVTDSTGNNVYASVCTSFVSQVTHSTDKVEVRLNSIRMADVLVNGIIQDFSDVSWLRYRGVSVLSLPNLSGTSTGRDIIVMFDTLGVSFRILASQKMLNVITVIGNNILKGTLSGLVGNFDGDPANDLRLPSDATEEAIFHVINESWRITNRNSLFTYPNGKTYSDYNSERQVDFRPVFSSSVTSPVTTEARELCGSNTDCLFDLHVTGSRDIAQSTRQFTYQLQQAADAARPVQSCPVLPSKDGGVWYTNNTLENATANFLCGMGYRISGSCPPTTCKNGTWSNFRHCSCIKILTSPPTSTRRTTFTSIPQSRTPPSLTPAPTSQSTRFPMSIGHQMTSIATRISTLEPSSAGQTAVSSTPQSQEHQPRTPPPTSQSTRTVAYVAHQTTPVPTKDNYNFLKFISNKAHVWFINGVGVVFIIFIILIGSFVTCKIRSREKYVGNDSENPHSSGRSSRYQKYNRGSQMNSGRTHTDASAELSEVSEGSKQSLPGCDNYGYSESGP; encoded by the exons ATGAAGTTGATCATCTTTGCTTTAATTTTCTGTTTTCTGCCTCACAGTTTTTGTATTAATCAATTTTATCCCCATGGACACTCTAATGGAGATACGACTGTTGACAAAAATGATGACGGTAGCTCTACAGAAATTCCTATTTCAACGTTGTTTCCATTCTTTGACCATCAACATGACCACTTGATT GTTAACACAAATGGCGTCATTTCCTTCCTGGGGACACTTTCAACTTACACACCGAATTCTTTTCCGCTAGCACACGACAGACGTCTGGTTGCCATTTTCTGGGCAGATGTCGATACAAGAAAGGGGGGAACTGTGTGGTATCGCgaatcaaccaatcaaacaATACTACACAGAGCGACAGAGGAAGTTCGGACATATTTTCCACAGTTTAATCGTTTTCAAGCTACCTGGGTCTTTATAGCAACCTGGGATAATGTCGCATTCTTTGGATGTTCAAGCTGTACCAAA agaaatacatttcAAGAGATCCTTATTACTAATGGTCAACATTCATTTACCGTTTTCAATTATGGACAAATTAAATGGACGACTGGAACTGCAAGTGGAGGAAACGCAGAAACTGGTCTTGGAGGAACACCTGCTCAG GTTGGATTTAATGCAGGAGATGGCAGGGTATTTTATGTTGTTAATGCGTCGAGAACACATGACATCATCGGTGTAAATCACATGTCTAACATAGGAATCCCAGGGAAATTCGCATTCCGTATTGATGCTGCAGAAATCGACAATGGTGGATGTAATACCTGGG GCACACTGACGATTTCCCCTCGGTATGGCCCAATGCTTGGAGGACAATACCTCGTGATCGGAGGTCCATGCATGAATCCTGATGTTATTATCCAAATCCAGTACTCATCGATTGTTACGTCATTTCCGTGTCGGCGAGATTCAGACTTCAGCGCTGTATGCATCACGCCGATGTTTAACTTGACCGGTGATATCACAATCACCCTTACCATCAAAGAAGTCAACGGAAACACACGGGATCATACCGGGCATTATACGATTG TGAATCCTGCTATAACCAATAACCCAGTAAGGCGACACGAACCCGAGAAATGGATTAATGGACAGCAATATGGCATCTCATGGGACCCACAGGCGTTCGAACTAAGAGGCTCTGAACGAATtcacatacatttatatacattgaAG gaacatacaaataaacaactAATATGGGAAAAATCTGTGCTGCATGACAACATCGAAAAAAGCCTTCGGACATTTACCATCACTCTTCATTCAGATGGATATATGGCAGTCCTCCGCGTCACTTCCGCTCTACAGACAGATCTTGATAT gcCAACCAGAGGTATTTGGTCAGACATCTTTGCAATAGTGCCTTCGCAAGAACAATCAAAGCAGTTTTGTTCTTCTTGGTTAAGAAATGAAGCTCGTTTGCCACGACTGTCTTCTGGCGACATATCCCCATGTCCCTGTACACTGCAGCAGGCTTTGGTGGACACAGCACGATACCAGCCCGATCCCGACTGTAATAGGATAACAAATACTAGAATACAAGACTTGAATTGTTTGTACAGAGCTGATGCCCAACATTGCGTTCGACTTAGTGCACCAGG aCGACTTGGCATTGACAATGTGTGTTGCTATGATAAAGACGGCAATTTAATTGACTCCCGGGTGAAGAAAGGCGGAACTCTCCAGCGCTACCACTATTTGGGAGGGGTGGGTAATGTACCGTACGTGACCAATTTCTACTACGATGTGCTTCCGTCCTTACACTGCTGTAGGTACTTCGACACCAGATTAAACGGATTTAGCGGGATGTCCGTCTTCTCCGAATGTCAAGATTATCTAGAGTTCAGAGACGTCAGTTCTTGTGTCAACTACATTCCCCCTCAACCAg CTGGTGCACATGGGGACCCGCATATTAAAACCTTGGATGGAAAAAGCTACGACTTCAATGGTCTTGGGGAATTTCAGTTCATGATATCTAAGACTGCATCATTTGAGAGCCAGATTCGATTTGAACAAGTCACGGACAGCACAG GTAACAATGTCTATGCCAGCGTCTGCACTTCATTCGTCTCCCAGGTGACGCATTCAACGGACAAAGTAGAGGTTCGTCTGAATTCCATTCGAATGGCAGACGTACTTGTCAACGGAATAATTCAGGACTTTAGTGACGTCTCCTGGCTTCGATACAGAG GTGTATCGGTGCTCAGTTTGCCCAACCTCTCTGGAACCTCCACGGGTAGAGACATCATCGTAATGTTTGATACTTTGGGCGTCTCATTTAGGATTCTGGCCAGTCAGAAAATGCTTAACGTTATCACAGTCATTGGGAACAACATTTTGAAAG GTACCCTCAGCGGTCTTGTCGGAAACTTTGATGGAGATCCAGCTAACGACTTGCGTTTGCCATCTGATGCAACAGAAGAAGCAATTTTCCACGTCATTAATGAATCAT GGAGGATCACAAACAGGAACTCATTGTTCACCTACCCTAACGGGAAAACGTACTCAGATTATAACAGTGAACGGCAAGTGGACTTCCGCCCGGTGTTTTCGTCATCCGTCACTAGTCCAGTTACAACAGAAGCTAGAGAACTATGTGGTAGCAACACAGATTGTTTGTTTGACTTGCACGTGACTGGGTCCCGGGACATCGCTCAGAGCACTCGTCAATTCACTTATCAACTACAGCAAGCAGCGGACGCTGCGAGACCAG TCCAATCCTGTCCTGTGCTTCCGTCGAAAGACGGAGGTGTGTGGTATACCAATAACACTCTAGAGAATGCAACAGCTAACTTTCTGTGCGGCATGGGCTATCGAATCAGTGGTTCATGTCCACCGACGACTTGTAAGAATGGAACATGGAGCAATTTTAGACATTGTTCTTGTATAAAGATTCTTACGTCGCCGCCAACTTCAACACGTCGAACGACTTTCACCTCTATACCACAATCGCGCACTCCTCCAAGTCTCACACCAGCGCCAACATCACAGTCAACACGTTTTCCTATGTCTATTGGTCATCAAATGACATCAATCGCAACACGGATCTCCACGTTGGAGCCATCGTCAGCAGGTCAAACGGCTGTTTCCTCTACACCACAATCGCAAGAACATCAACCACGAACGCCCCCGCCAACTTCGCAATCAACACGCACAGTAGCATATGTCGCTCATCAAACAACACCAGTTCCAACGAAGGACAACTATAATTTTCTCAAGTTTATATCTAACAAGGCTCACGTGTGGTTCATCAATGGGGTAGGAGTAGTTTTCATCATCTTCATCATACTCATTGGGTCTTTTGTGACATGTAAAATCAG ATCACGTGAGAAGTATGTAGGAAACGACAGTGAAAATCCACACTCCTCTGGACGCTCTTCTCGTTATCAGAAATACAATAGGGGATCCCAAATGAATTCCGGGAGGACACATACAGATGCAAGTGCTGAACTATCAGAAGTTTCTGAAGGCAGTAAACAAAGTCTGCCTGGTTGTGACAACTATGGATACTCGGAATCCGGTCCTTGA
- the LOC125664317 gene encoding protein mesh-like isoform X3 translates to MHDILQRNTFQEILITNGQHSFTVFNYGQIKWTTGTASGGNAETGLGGTPAQVGFNAGDGRVFYVVNASRTHDIIGVNHMSNIGIPGKFAFRIDAAEIDNGGCNTWGTLTISPRYGPMLGGQYLVIGGPCMNPDVIIQIQYSSIVTSFPCRRDSDFSAVCITPMFNLTGDITITLTIKEVNGNTRDHTGHYTIVNPAITNNPVRRHEPEKWINGQQYGISWDPQAFELRGSERIHIHLYTLKEHTNKQLIWEKSVLHDNIEKSLRTFTITLHSDGYMAVLRVTSALQTDLDMPTRGIWSDIFAIVPSQEQSKQFCSSWLRNEARLPRLSSGDISPCPCTLQQALVDTARYQPDPDCNRITNTRIQDLNCLYRADAQHCVRLSAPGRLGIDNVCCYDKDGNLIDSRVKKGGTLQRYHYLGGVGNVPYVTNFYYDVLPSLHCCRYFDTRLNGFSGMSVFSECQDYLEFRDVSSCVNYIPPQPAGAHGDPHIKTLDGKSYDFNGLGEFQFMISKTASFESQIRFEQVTDSTGNNVYASVCTSFVSQVTHSTDKVEVRLNSIRMADVLVNGIIQDFSDVSWLRYRGVSVLSLPNLSGTSTGRDIIVMFDTLGVSFRILASQKMLNVITVIGNNILKGTLSGLVGNFDGDPANDLRLPSDATEEAIFHVINESWRITNRNSLFTYPNGKTYSDYNSERQVDFRPVFSSSVTSPVTTEARELCGSNTDCLFDLHVTGSRDIAQSTRQFTYQLQQAADAARPVQSCPVLPSKDGGVWYTNNTLENATANFLCGMGYRISGSCPPTTCKNGTWSNFRHCSCIKILTSPPTSTRRTTFTSIPQSRTPPSLTPAPTSQSTRFPMSIGHQMTSIATRISTLEPSSAGQTAVSSTPQSQEHQPRTPPPTSQSTRTVAYVAHQTTPVPTKDNYNFLKFISNKAHVWFINGVGVVFIIFIILIGSFVTCKIRSREKYVGNDSENPHSSGRSSRYQKYNRGSQMNSGRTHTDASAELSEVSEGSKQSLPGCDNYGYSESGP, encoded by the exons ATGCATGATATTCttcagagaaatacatttcAAGAGATCCTTATTACTAATGGTCAACATTCATTTACCGTTTTCAATTATGGACAAATTAAATGGACGACTGGAACTGCAAGTGGAGGAAACGCAGAAACTGGTCTTGGAGGAACACCTGCTCAG GTTGGATTTAATGCAGGAGATGGCAGGGTATTTTATGTTGTTAATGCGTCGAGAACACATGACATCATCGGTGTAAATCACATGTCTAACATAGGAATCCCAGGGAAATTCGCATTCCGTATTGATGCTGCAGAAATCGACAATGGTGGATGTAATACCTGGG GCACACTGACGATTTCCCCTCGGTATGGCCCAATGCTTGGAGGACAATACCTCGTGATCGGAGGTCCATGCATGAATCCTGATGTTATTATCCAAATCCAGTACTCATCGATTGTTACGTCATTTCCGTGTCGGCGAGATTCAGACTTCAGCGCTGTATGCATCACGCCGATGTTTAACTTGACCGGTGATATCACAATCACCCTTACCATCAAAGAAGTCAACGGAAACACACGGGATCATACCGGGCATTATACGATTG TGAATCCTGCTATAACCAATAACCCAGTAAGGCGACACGAACCCGAGAAATGGATTAATGGACAGCAATATGGCATCTCATGGGACCCACAGGCGTTCGAACTAAGAGGCTCTGAACGAATtcacatacatttatatacattgaAG gaacatacaaataaacaactAATATGGGAAAAATCTGTGCTGCATGACAACATCGAAAAAAGCCTTCGGACATTTACCATCACTCTTCATTCAGATGGATATATGGCAGTCCTCCGCGTCACTTCCGCTCTACAGACAGATCTTGATAT gcCAACCAGAGGTATTTGGTCAGACATCTTTGCAATAGTGCCTTCGCAAGAACAATCAAAGCAGTTTTGTTCTTCTTGGTTAAGAAATGAAGCTCGTTTGCCACGACTGTCTTCTGGCGACATATCCCCATGTCCCTGTACACTGCAGCAGGCTTTGGTGGACACAGCACGATACCAGCCCGATCCCGACTGTAATAGGATAACAAATACTAGAATACAAGACTTGAATTGTTTGTACAGAGCTGATGCCCAACATTGCGTTCGACTTAGTGCACCAGG aCGACTTGGCATTGACAATGTGTGTTGCTATGATAAAGACGGCAATTTAATTGACTCCCGGGTGAAGAAAGGCGGAACTCTCCAGCGCTACCACTATTTGGGAGGGGTGGGTAATGTACCGTACGTGACCAATTTCTACTACGATGTGCTTCCGTCCTTACACTGCTGTAGGTACTTCGACACCAGATTAAACGGATTTAGCGGGATGTCCGTCTTCTCCGAATGTCAAGATTATCTAGAGTTCAGAGACGTCAGTTCTTGTGTCAACTACATTCCCCCTCAACCAg CTGGTGCACATGGGGACCCGCATATTAAAACCTTGGATGGAAAAAGCTACGACTTCAATGGTCTTGGGGAATTTCAGTTCATGATATCTAAGACTGCATCATTTGAGAGCCAGATTCGATTTGAACAAGTCACGGACAGCACAG GTAACAATGTCTATGCCAGCGTCTGCACTTCATTCGTCTCCCAGGTGACGCATTCAACGGACAAAGTAGAGGTTCGTCTGAATTCCATTCGAATGGCAGACGTACTTGTCAACGGAATAATTCAGGACTTTAGTGACGTCTCCTGGCTTCGATACAGAG GTGTATCGGTGCTCAGTTTGCCCAACCTCTCTGGAACCTCCACGGGTAGAGACATCATCGTAATGTTTGATACTTTGGGCGTCTCATTTAGGATTCTGGCCAGTCAGAAAATGCTTAACGTTATCACAGTCATTGGGAACAACATTTTGAAAG GTACCCTCAGCGGTCTTGTCGGAAACTTTGATGGAGATCCAGCTAACGACTTGCGTTTGCCATCTGATGCAACAGAAGAAGCAATTTTCCACGTCATTAATGAATCAT GGAGGATCACAAACAGGAACTCATTGTTCACCTACCCTAACGGGAAAACGTACTCAGATTATAACAGTGAACGGCAAGTGGACTTCCGCCCGGTGTTTTCGTCATCCGTCACTAGTCCAGTTACAACAGAAGCTAGAGAACTATGTGGTAGCAACACAGATTGTTTGTTTGACTTGCACGTGACTGGGTCCCGGGACATCGCTCAGAGCACTCGTCAATTCACTTATCAACTACAGCAAGCAGCGGACGCTGCGAGACCAG TCCAATCCTGTCCTGTGCTTCCGTCGAAAGACGGAGGTGTGTGGTATACCAATAACACTCTAGAGAATGCAACAGCTAACTTTCTGTGCGGCATGGGCTATCGAATCAGTGGTTCATGTCCACCGACGACTTGTAAGAATGGAACATGGAGCAATTTTAGACATTGTTCTTGTATAAAGATTCTTACGTCGCCGCCAACTTCAACACGTCGAACGACTTTCACCTCTATACCACAATCGCGCACTCCTCCAAGTCTCACACCAGCGCCAACATCACAGTCAACACGTTTTCCTATGTCTATTGGTCATCAAATGACATCAATCGCAACACGGATCTCCACGTTGGAGCCATCGTCAGCAGGTCAAACGGCTGTTTCCTCTACACCACAATCGCAAGAACATCAACCACGAACGCCCCCGCCAACTTCGCAATCAACACGCACAGTAGCATATGTCGCTCATCAAACAACACCAGTTCCAACGAAGGACAACTATAATTTTCTCAAGTTTATATCTAACAAGGCTCACGTGTGGTTCATCAATGGGGTAGGAGTAGTTTTCATCATCTTCATCATACTCATTGGGTCTTTTGTGACATGTAAAATCAG ATCACGTGAGAAGTATGTAGGAAACGACAGTGAAAATCCACACTCCTCTGGACGCTCTTCTCGTTATCAGAAATACAATAGGGGATCCCAAATGAATTCCGGGAGGACACATACAGATGCAAGTGCTGAACTATCAGAAGTTTCTGAAGGCAGTAAACAAAGTCTGCCTGGTTGTGACAACTATGGATACTCGGAATCCGGTCCTTGA